CGGGTACTGGCTGTTCGTCCCCCCGGAACCGCCCGCGGGTTCGGGCGAGACGCAGGAGAACGGTTTCAGCGTCGATCGGGCCGCTCTGGAACAGCTCAGCGAACGGGAGATCGACGTGCTGCGCCTGATCGCGGGCGGCTACGACAACGCCGAGATCTCCGGAGAGTTGTTCCTGAGCATCAGCACCGTGAAATCACACGTCCGCCGCCTGTTCGGCAAGCTCGACATCAGCAACCGAACCCAGGCCGTCATCTACGCCTACGAGGGCGGGGTCATCGACCCCGCCTCGCGATAGCACCGTGGCGAACGAGGCCGATGCACGAGTCAGGAAGCGTTCGCGCGCCGGTCTCTCATCAGAGGGAGCTGTTCTCGATGCCCGTCACCACGGCGGCGCGGTCGTACTTGCCGTTGGGCGTACGCGGGAGTTCCGATGCCGGGTGCACGGCGTCCACGAGCATGTAGGTGGGCAACCGCGACGCACAGTGCCGTTTGAGCGTGAGCAGGTTCGGCGAATCAGCCTCCGAGGTCGGCACCAACACGGCATGGAGTCGCGCGTCCAGACCGTCGCCGACCACGACGACCAACACCTCGCTCACCGTGTCGATCTCGGCGATCACCGCCTCTACTTCGGAGAGCTCGATGCGGTATCCACGCACTTTGGCCATGTGGTCGCGTCTGCCCACGTACTCGAGCTGTCCCGATTCGCCCAAACGCGCCAGATCGCCGGTGCGGTACACACCACGCGCCGGCTCTCCTCCCCAATAGCCCAGCATCACCGTCGGCCCGGACACGACCAGCTCGGTGCCCGAGCCGTCCGGGGTGGGCACCAGTTCGACCGTATCGTCCGAACAGGCGAGGCCGATCGGGATCGCGTGTCGCGGTACGTCCTCCAGCGGTCCCACCTCGTAGGAGGTGCACACGTTCGTCTCGGTGGGTCCGTACCAGTTGAACAGGCGGACGTTCGGCCATGCCCGTCGCAATCTGCGCACGTGATCGGCGGCGAACGGTTCCCCCGCGAACACGCAACAGCGCAGAGCGGCAGGCGGTTCCCCGTCCAGCAGGCCACCTTTGTTGATCATCAGTGCGAGTGCCGAGGGCACCGAGTACCAGATGGTGAGCTCGCGCTCCACGAGCATCCTCACGAGCTGTTCCGGCGCGAAGGCCACCTCGTCGTCCACGAGATGCACCGAGGCCCCCGCGTGAAACGCTCCGTAAAGGTCGAACACGGACAGATCGAAGTTGAACGGCGCGTGATTGGACAGGCGATCACTCGGCACGAGACCGAGTTCGATACAGGCCCACCGCACGAATGCCAGCGCGTTGGTGTGGCTCAGGCAGACGCCCTTCGGCTCTCCGGTGGAGCCGGAGGTGTAGAGAATGTAAGCCGGATCGTCGGGACTGCCGCGATGATGCACGAACGTGCTGTCGCCGGAGCCTTCCCGTCGGAACTCGTCGGCCAGGGCCCCGATTCCACACTCCGGGCGCGCGCCCGAGAGCATCCCCGTCCCGGAGTCGGTGACGACCAGCGCGGCCGAGCAGCTCTCCGCGATGGTCGCGACTCTGGCCACCGGGTTCGTTCCCGATACCGGAACGTATATGGCACCGGTACGCAGGCACCCCTGCATCAGCGCAACCGCGTGCACGGTTTTCGCGGTCCACAGCACCACGCGGTCCCCCGGACGGACTCCGCGGGCACGCAGGGCGATGGCGTACCGGTCGGCGAGACGGTCGAGTCGCCCGTAGGTCAACGATTCGGTGGCGTCGCGCACGGCCGGCGCTCCTGGGTCCCGAGCGGCGGCGTCGACCACCAGATCGTGCAGTCTCACAATCCCAGCTCCCTCGCGATGACGTTTTTCTGGATCTCCGAAGTACCGGAGAACAACAGGCTCGGAACGCTGTCGCGGAGTACCCGCTCGATACCGGGTTCGACCCGGTACCCCTCGGCACCGAACAGGCGCACCGCATCCAGGGCACTCGCCACGACGCTTTCGGACACGGCGAGTTTGGACAGCGCGATGTCCAGGGGTGCCGATCCGTTCCGGTCGATTTCCCAACACGCTCGGTAGAGCAGCAACCGTGCCGACTCCGCACGGAGCTTCATATCGGCCACTCGGTGCGCGACGGCTTGGAACCGCGAAAGGGACTCACCGAACTGCTTGCGACTCGTCACCCGTGCGCGGACGTCGTCGACGATCCGGTCCAGCAGGCCGAGGTAACCGGCGAACAGACAGCTGCGTTCCCAGCCCATGGAGTGCTGGAATATCGCCGCCCCGCCTCCGACGTGCCCGAGCACGTTCGCGTCCGGGACGAAGCACTCCCGGAACGTCACGGTTCCCGCCGGCACCGATTCCAGCCCCATCTTGGCGAACGCCCCTCCCGCTTCGACACCGTCGGTGGTGGTCTCCACCAGGAAAGCGGTCTGCCCCAGGTACCCCGCTTCCGGATCGGTAGTGGCGTACACGACCAGAACGTCGGCGACAGGACCGTTGCTGACGAAACTCTTGGTTCCGTCGAGCAGGTACCCACCGGTGACTCTGTGGGCCGTGACCGACAGTCCGCTGACGTCGGAGCCGGCCTCCTGCTCGGTCATCGCGTTGCCCGCGATCAGTTCACCGGAACACATCCCGGGTAGCCAACGCTCCCGCAGCGCCTCGCCGCCGAACCGGGCCAGCGGAACGGCGCAGGCGAACTGATGGGCTCCCACTGCGAAGACCACCCCGGTATCCGGCCACCCACATCCGAACGCCTCGAACATCCTCGCCGTGTCCAGCGCGCCGTGCCCCTGACCACCATGGCGGCCGGGTACAGCCAGACCGAGCACCCCGAGCTCCGCCAACCCGGGCCAGTGTCCACGCAACGAACCGCCGTGATCAGCGACACCGTCGAAGTCCGCGGTGTGATAACGCTGCTGCGAGGCCTCCAAAAGCTCTCGGTAACGCCGCTCCTGCTCCGCAGTCCATCCGAATTCCACTGTGTCTCCCGAGCTTTCCTCGATCATCGACGGCGATGTCACCCGGAACCACCACAAGATCCCGCTCGAAACACGTCGAACGGCCCTCGCCCGAACATCGGTGGGCAAGTTCCGGAAGCCGCCACGAGAGTCGCAGCAGGACCCCGTCACGACAAGATCCGAAAGAACGGAAAACAAAATCGCACCAAAGAAGCACCCTCGCGCAGTTGACAGAACGCGGACCGCGTCGAAGGGTTTCACACGAAGTCGAACCTGGTTAAAATATCCATTATGGACTCAAAGAGACCACTTTCGTTGTTCTGCTTTCCGCACGCGGGCGGGGACGCCACGAGCTACGGTCATCGGTGGCGAGGTGTCGACGACCGGATCAACATCGAACCGGTCCAGCTTCCGGGGCACGGAATTCGCCTCACAGAGGCTCCCTTCCGAAACTTGGACGAATTGGTTTCACATTCCATCGAGCAGATGCACCACAGCATTTCCACCCCGGAGAACCGCATACTCTTCGGGCACAGCTTCGGGGCGCTCGCTGCCTTCGAGACGGCCCTGCGCTGCACTGATCGAGGCACTCGCCCGGCCGCGTTGATCGTCTCCGGGCGGAACGGCCCCGGCGTCGCCCACCGAGCCCCACGAACTCCGCACGGCAGTGCCATGCTGCACTCGCTCTCCGACGAGGAACTGGTCACCGCGCTGCGCGAGCTCGACGGCATCCCCGGGGAGCTGGAAAGGGACCCGGAGTTGCTCGCCCTGTTCCTGCCCGCGGTG
This genomic stretch from Actinopolyspora halophila DSM 43834 harbors:
- a CDS encoding acyl-CoA dehydrogenase family protein, coding for MTSPSMIEESSGDTVEFGWTAEQERRYRELLEASQQRYHTADFDGVADHGGSLRGHWPGLAELGVLGLAVPGRHGGQGHGALDTARMFEAFGCGWPDTGVVFAVGAHQFACAVPLARFGGEALRERWLPGMCSGELIAGNAMTEQEAGSDVSGLSVTAHRVTGGYLLDGTKSFVSNGPVADVLVVYATTDPEAGYLGQTAFLVETTTDGVEAGGAFAKMGLESVPAGTVTFRECFVPDANVLGHVGGGAAIFQHSMGWERSCLFAGYLGLLDRIVDDVRARVTSRKQFGESLSRFQAVAHRVADMKLRAESARLLLYRACWEIDRNGSAPLDIALSKLAVSESVVASALDAVRLFGAEGYRVEPGIERVLRDSVPSLLFSGTSEIQKNVIARELGL
- a CDS encoding AMP-binding protein, whose protein sequence is MRLHDLVVDAAARDPGAPAVRDATESLTYGRLDRLADRYAIALRARGVRPGDRVVLWTAKTVHAVALMQGCLRTGAIYVPVSGTNPVARVATIAESCSAALVVTDSGTGMLSGARPECGIGALADEFRREGSGDSTFVHHRGSPDDPAYILYTSGSTGEPKGVCLSHTNALAFVRWACIELGLVPSDRLSNHAPFNFDLSVFDLYGAFHAGASVHLVDDEVAFAPEQLVRMLVERELTIWYSVPSALALMINKGGLLDGEPPAALRCCVFAGEPFAADHVRRLRRAWPNVRLFNWYGPTETNVCTSYEVGPLEDVPRHAIPIGLACSDDTVELVPTPDGSGTELVVSGPTVMLGYWGGEPARGVYRTGDLARLGESGQLEYVGRRDHMAKVRGYRIELSEVEAVIAEIDTVSEVLVVVVGDGLDARLHAVLVPTSEADSPNLLTLKRHCASRLPTYMLVDAVHPASELPRTPNGKYDRAAVVTGIENSSL
- a CDS encoding thioesterase II family protein; protein product: MDSKRPLSLFCFPHAGGDATSYGHRWRGVDDRINIEPVQLPGHGIRLTEAPFRNLDELVSHSIEQMHHSISTPENRILFGHSFGALAAFETALRCTDRGTRPAALIVSGRNGPGVAHRAPRTPHGSAMLHSLSDEELVTALRELDGIPGELERDPELLALFLPAVRADLGMAESYQPVRHVRVPCPIAVLAAENDPMIDAEGLAQWSEATDSQHVALSVSGGHMTVGEPAFGGRVTAAIDALGLFD